The Rhineura floridana isolate rRhiFlo1 chromosome 15, rRhiFlo1.hap2, whole genome shotgun sequence genome window below encodes:
- the AKT2 gene encoding RAC-beta serine/threonine-protein kinase: MNEVSVVKEGWLHKRGEYIKTWRPRYFLLKSDGSFIGYKEKPEMSDHSLPPLNDFSVAECQLMKVERPRPNTFIIRCLQWTTVIERTFHVDSPDEREEWIRAIQMVANSLKNQEPEEDRMDYKCGSPSDSTGAEEMEVAVTKTRTKATMNDFDYLKLLGKGTFGKVILVREKATGRYYAMKILRKEVIIAKDEVAHTVTESRVLQNTRHPFLTALKYAFQTNDRLCFVMEYANGGELFFHLSRERVFTEDRARFYGAEIVSALEYLHSRDVVYRDIKLENLMLDKDGHIKITDFGLCKEGITDGATMKTFCGTPEYLAPEVLEDNDYGRAVDWWGLGVVMYEMMCGRLPFYNQDHERLFELILMEEIRFPRTLSPEAKALLAGLLKKDPKQRLGGGPNDAKEVMEHRFFAAINWQDAVQKKLIPPFKPQVTSEIDTRYFDDEFTAQSITITPPDRYDSMDSLEADQRTHFPQFSYSASIRE, translated from the exons ATGAACGAGGTGTCGGTTGTCAAGGAGGGTTGGCTACACAAGAGAG GCGAATACATCAAAACCTGGAGACCCAGGTACTTCCTCCTGAAGAGCGATGGGTCTTTCATTGGGTACAAGGAGAAGCCAGAGATGTCTGACCACAGCCTGCCCCCTTTGAACGACTTCTCTGTGGCAG AATGCCAGCTGATGAAAGTTGAGCGGCCGCGGCCCAACACCTTCATCATCCGCTGTTTGCAGTGGACGACTGTCATTGAGAGGACGTTCCATGTGGACTCTCCTGATGAGCG GGAGGAGTGGATCCGGGCCATTCAGATGGTTGCCAACAGCTTAAAGAACCAGGAGCCAGAAGAGGACAGGATGGACTACAAGTGTGGCTCCCCCAGTGACAGCACAGGGGCCGAGGAGATGGAGGTGGCAGTGACCAAGACCCGGACCAAGGCG acCATGAATGACTTTGACTATCTGAAGCTCCTTGGGAAGGGCACTTTTGGGAAGGTCATCCTCGTGCGGGAAAAAGCCACCGGGCGCTACTATGCCATGAAGATCCTGCGCAAAGAAGTCATCATTGCCAAG GACGAAGTGGCTCACACTGTCACAGAGAGCAGAGTCCTGCAGAACACGAGGCATCCCTTCCTCACG GCACTGAAATATGCATTCCAGACCAACGATCGCCTCTGCTTCGTGATGGAGTATGCCAATGGAGGGGAG ctgttttTCCACCTTTCAAGGGAGCGTGTCTTCACTGAGGATCGTGCCCGTTTCTATGGGGCTGAGATTGTTTCTGCTTTGGAGTACCTGCACTCCCGGGACGTCGTTTACCGCGACATCAAG CTGGAGAACCTCATGCTGGATAAAGATGGACACATAAAAATCACAGACTTTGGGTTGTGTAAGGAGGGCATCACTGATGGCGCCACAATGAAGACCTTCTGTGGGACACCAGAGTATCTGGCCCCTGAG GTGCTGGAGGACAATGATTACGGGCGGGCCGTGGACTGGTGGGGCCTGGGTGTGGTCATGTACGAGATGATGTGTGGGCGCCTCCCCTTCTACAACCAAGACCACGAGCGCCTCTTTGAGCTGATCCTCATGGAGGAGATCCGCTTCCCACGCACGCTCAGCCCGGAGGCCAAGGCCCTGCTGGCCGGACTCCTCAAGAAGGATCCGAAGCAGAG GTTGGGGGGCGGCCCCAACGATGCCAAGGAGGTGATGGAGCATCGCTTTTTTGCTGCCATTAACTGGCAGGACGCTGTTCAGAAAAAG CTCATCCCACCCTTCAAGCCCCAGGTGACGTCTGAAATCGACACTCGGTACTTTGATGACGAGTTCACAGCTCAGTCAATCACCATCACCCCACCGGACCGAT ATGACAGCATGGACTCCCTAGAGGCTGATCAGAGGACCCACTTTCCCCAGTTCTCCTACTCGGCAAGCATCCGGGAATAG
- the C15H19orf47 gene encoding uncharacterized protein C19orf47 homolog isoform X2: MVSVTMATSEWIQFFKEAGVPPGPAVNYAVTFVDNRIQKNMLMDLNKEIMNELGITVVGDIIAILKHAKVVYRQEMCKAATESVASSQTTLQTELRRNANTAATRMIANSLSRDSPPSTPVRRPEPSASKISITVSNKMAAKNAKAALCRPGTENSTVPVKRRRVTAEMEGKYIVHMPKGTTPRTKKILEQQQAAKGLQRTSVFDRLGAETNADTTTGSKPTGVFSRLGDMQEADEDRAAESDEDSPVLQYAGVLKKFFKPSRPKENAKAGGTVKAKATSSEPTPAPTILRLGSKSPAGLMAPLKEKKPELLPQGSMAQRLGKRPLPTEAQDSRVTSSRSKLESDFRVTIKRTLGSAKVLALS; encoded by the exons ATGGTGTCCGTCACGATGG CAACGTCAGAGTGGATTCAGTTCTTCAAAGAAGCTGGGGTTCCCCCAGGACCTGCTGTCAACTATGCTGTCACTTTTGTGGACAACAG gatccagaagaacatGCTAATGGACCTGAACAAGGAGATCATGAACGAGCTGGGCATCACCGTCGTTGGGGATATCATTGCAATCCTCAAGCATGCCAAAGTGGTGTACAGACAG GAAATGTGTAAGGCTGCAACAGAGTCAGTGGCCTCCAGCCAAACCACCTTGCAGACTGAACTCCGCCGGAATGCCAACACTG CTGCCACTCGGATGATTGCAAACAGCTTGAGCCGAGACTCTCCACCTTCCACGCCTGTTCGAAGACCTGAGCCCAGCGCTTCCAAAATCTCCATTACGGTCTCCAATAAAATGGCAGCAAAGAATGCCAAAGCAG CTCTGTGCAGGCCAGGGACTGAGAATTCCACAGTCCCAGTGAAACGGCGCCGCGTCACGGCAGAGATGGAAGGGAAGTACATTGTCCACATGCCAAAGGGAACAACACCCAGGACAAAGAAGATTCTGGAGCAGCAGCAGGCAGCAAAAG GCTTACAGAGAACCTCTGTATTTGACCGGCTGGGTGCAGAGACCAATGCAGACACGACGACAGGAAGCAAG CCCACAGGAGTGTTCAGCCGGTTGGGGGACATGCAGGAGGCGGATGAGGACAGAGCGGCAGAGAGTGATGAGGACAGCCCCGTCTTGCAGTATGCTGGGGTGCTGAAGAAATTCTTCAAGCCCTCCAGGCCCAAGGAGAATGCCAAGGCTGGGGGGACGGTCAAAGCAAAAGCCACCAGCTCTGAGCCCACCCCCGCCCCCACCATCCTGCGACTCGGGAGCAAGAGTCCGGCAGGCCTTATGGCCCCCCTTAAGGAAAAGAAGCCAGAGTTGCTTCCGCAGGGCAGTATGGCCCAGAGACTTGGCAAGCGCCCCCTGCCCACCGAGGCCCAGGACAGCAGGGTCACCAGCTCCAGGAGCAAGCTTGAGTCTGACTTCCGGGTCACCATCAAGAGAACTTTGGGAAGTGCCAAG gtccttGCTCTTTCCTAG
- the C15H19orf47 gene encoding uncharacterized protein C19orf47 homolog isoform X1 — protein sequence MVSVTMATSEWIQFFKEAGVPPGPAVNYAVTFVDNRIQKNMLMDLNKEIMNELGITVVGDIIAILKHAKVVYRQEMCKAATESVASSQTTLQTELRRNANTAATRMIANSLSRDSPPSTPVRRPEPSASKISITVSNKMAAKNAKAALCRPGTENSTVPVKRRRVTAEMEGKYIVHMPKGTTPRTKKILEQQQAAKGLQRTSVFDRLGAETNADTTTGSKPTGVFSRLGDMQEADEDRAAESDEDSPVLQYAGVLKKFFKPSRPKENAKAGGTVKAKATSSEPTPAPTILRLGSKSPAGLMAPLKEKKPELLPQGSMAQRLGKRPLPTEAQDSRVTSSRSKLESDFRVTIKRTLGSAKVSSTTEAPSAQMDNTGTVSVFKRLGRKAV from the exons ATGGTGTCCGTCACGATGG CAACGTCAGAGTGGATTCAGTTCTTCAAAGAAGCTGGGGTTCCCCCAGGACCTGCTGTCAACTATGCTGTCACTTTTGTGGACAACAG gatccagaagaacatGCTAATGGACCTGAACAAGGAGATCATGAACGAGCTGGGCATCACCGTCGTTGGGGATATCATTGCAATCCTCAAGCATGCCAAAGTGGTGTACAGACAG GAAATGTGTAAGGCTGCAACAGAGTCAGTGGCCTCCAGCCAAACCACCTTGCAGACTGAACTCCGCCGGAATGCCAACACTG CTGCCACTCGGATGATTGCAAACAGCTTGAGCCGAGACTCTCCACCTTCCACGCCTGTTCGAAGACCTGAGCCCAGCGCTTCCAAAATCTCCATTACGGTCTCCAATAAAATGGCAGCAAAGAATGCCAAAGCAG CTCTGTGCAGGCCAGGGACTGAGAATTCCACAGTCCCAGTGAAACGGCGCCGCGTCACGGCAGAGATGGAAGGGAAGTACATTGTCCACATGCCAAAGGGAACAACACCCAGGACAAAGAAGATTCTGGAGCAGCAGCAGGCAGCAAAAG GCTTACAGAGAACCTCTGTATTTGACCGGCTGGGTGCAGAGACCAATGCAGACACGACGACAGGAAGCAAG CCCACAGGAGTGTTCAGCCGGTTGGGGGACATGCAGGAGGCGGATGAGGACAGAGCGGCAGAGAGTGATGAGGACAGCCCCGTCTTGCAGTATGCTGGGGTGCTGAAGAAATTCTTCAAGCCCTCCAGGCCCAAGGAGAATGCCAAGGCTGGGGGGACGGTCAAAGCAAAAGCCACCAGCTCTGAGCCCACCCCCGCCCCCACCATCCTGCGACTCGGGAGCAAGAGTCCGGCAGGCCTTATGGCCCCCCTTAAGGAAAAGAAGCCAGAGTTGCTTCCGCAGGGCAGTATGGCCCAGAGACTTGGCAAGCGCCCCCTGCCCACCGAGGCCCAGGACAGCAGGGTCACCAGCTCCAGGAGCAAGCTTGAGTCTGACTTCCGGGTCACCATCAAGAGAACTTTGGGAAGTGCCAAGGTAAGCAGCACCACGGAGGCCCCCAGCGCCCAGATGGACAACACGGGGACCGTCAGTGTCTTTAAGAGGTTGGGCAGGAAGGCCGTGTGA